Proteins from a single region of Runella sp. SP2:
- a CDS encoding ABC transporter permease: MLKNYLKIALRNLWKNKTYLFINLIGMSVAFGVSSLLFLTTYDMLTFDMFHEKKGDIYRVYDKINNAEETKYGNTMPLPMRTALKTDYPQVKAATRIVTSPGQVLKDDKLINRGMAFTDEDYLKMFGYQLLQGDPKKALSELSNVVLREDVAKSIFGEQPALGKTITLIYDNLPHAFVVSGILEKGPENTSIANEMLVRMENLGEYNNNKDRWDASQNSLYIQLAEGTNPDTFEKGLKAFTAKYYKGSIEQLKKEGAKIDERGEVMSTRMMKLSDTHFDTKVGGRGQAINKFFPYVLLIVGIVILLIAAINFVNLSIAKSFGRAKEVGMRKALGALKTQIVGQFWGEAFIICVFAFGLGIAIAYLLNTQYNAIFKTSITLKTMTEPVLLVAMLGCFAFITLIAGGYPAWAVTRFNTIEVLKGKIKLSSRSGGIRNSLIVFQFAMAVLLIACTMIVWTQIKFLRDKPLGFSTSEVYSIPIGNEVSGKRLLQHFRNRLAGQPRIYSMTGCDVNLGRGLDGSFSKSVLGFEQNGRTLQTNMRTADYDYVKTLGLKLIDGRDFSEAYPTDTVNSVVINETMAKQLGVKNPLGVILNTESKEKVIGVVKDFHFESLHREIEPVTFFMNGFGINYIFVKIAPDHTEETIALLKKTYHELAPKSEFQGSFLNENAENQYKSEARMAQMFFSAATLAILLSCMGLFAIAIMVISQRTKEVGIRKVLGASVGSITLLLSIDFLKMVAVAIVIASPLAWWAMDAWLADFAYRTPIYWWIFVVTGLIAVSIAFATVSIQAIGAALSNPVKSLKTE, translated from the coding sequence ATGCTTAAAAATTATCTAAAAATTGCCCTTAGAAACTTGTGGAAGAACAAAACCTATTTGTTCATCAACCTCATTGGAATGTCCGTAGCATTTGGCGTTAGTAGTTTGTTGTTTCTGACTACCTACGACATGCTCACCTTCGATATGTTTCATGAAAAAAAGGGAGATATTTATCGGGTTTATGACAAAATCAACAACGCGGAAGAGACCAAATACGGTAATACCATGCCGCTACCGATGCGGACTGCCCTCAAAACCGATTACCCACAGGTAAAAGCCGCCACACGCATCGTGACAAGTCCAGGTCAAGTGTTAAAAGATGACAAACTTATTAACAGAGGGATGGCGTTCACGGATGAAGATTACCTCAAAATGTTTGGGTACCAATTGCTCCAAGGAGACCCCAAGAAGGCATTGAGCGAGTTGAGTAACGTGGTGTTGCGGGAGGATGTAGCCAAAAGTATTTTTGGGGAACAGCCCGCTTTGGGAAAAACCATCACCTTAATTTATGACAATCTACCCCATGCGTTTGTGGTAAGTGGCATTCTTGAAAAAGGGCCAGAGAACACCAGTATCGCCAACGAAATGCTGGTGCGGATGGAGAACCTAGGCGAGTATAACAACAACAAAGACCGCTGGGATGCAAGCCAAAATTCGTTGTATATCCAGTTAGCAGAAGGGACCAATCCCGATACGTTTGAGAAGGGTTTAAAAGCTTTTACGGCCAAATATTACAAAGGAAGCATCGAACAGCTTAAAAAAGAGGGAGCCAAAATAGACGAACGCGGTGAGGTGATGAGTACCCGAATGATGAAGCTGTCGGATACACACTTTGACACCAAAGTAGGGGGACGAGGACAGGCCATCAACAAGTTTTTTCCGTATGTGTTGTTGATTGTTGGCATTGTGATTTTGCTGATTGCGGCCATCAACTTCGTCAATTTATCCATTGCAAAATCGTTCGGGCGGGCCAAAGAAGTGGGAATGCGTAAGGCCCTTGGAGCGCTTAAAACCCAAATTGTGGGTCAGTTCTGGGGTGAAGCATTCATCATTTGTGTCTTTGCCTTTGGGCTTGGTATCGCGATTGCGTATTTGCTGAATACCCAATACAACGCGATTTTTAAAACCAGTATCACGCTCAAAACCATGACCGAACCTGTCTTGCTGGTCGCGATGCTGGGCTGTTTTGCTTTTATTACCCTCATTGCGGGTGGCTATCCTGCGTGGGCCGTTACCCGCTTCAATACCATCGAAGTACTAAAAGGAAAAATCAAACTCAGTAGTCGTTCGGGCGGGATTCGTAATTCGCTCATCGTGTTTCAGTTTGCCATGGCTGTGTTACTTATCGCGTGTACAATGATTGTGTGGACTCAAATTAAATTTTTGCGCGACAAACCACTGGGTTTCAGTACCTCCGAAGTATATAGTATTCCGATTGGGAATGAGGTGTCGGGCAAGCGCTTGTTGCAGCATTTTCGGAACCGTTTGGCAGGTCAGCCACGCATTTACAGCATGACGGGCTGTGATGTCAATTTGGGACGTGGGCTCGACGGGTCTTTTTCTAAATCAGTATTAGGATTTGAACAAAATGGCCGTACCCTCCAAACCAACATGCGTACTGCCGACTACGACTACGTAAAAACGTTGGGGCTAAAATTGATAGACGGTCGCGATTTTTCAGAAGCGTATCCTACCGATACCGTCAACTCGGTGGTCATTAACGAAACGATGGCCAAACAATTGGGCGTCAAAAATCCACTGGGCGTTATCCTCAATACAGAGAGTAAGGAAAAAGTCATAGGCGTAGTCAAAGACTTTCATTTTGAATCACTTCACCGAGAAATAGAACCCGTCACATTCTTTATGAATGGCTTTGGGATTAACTATATATTCGTCAAAATCGCCCCTGATCATACGGAAGAAACCATCGCTTTGTTGAAGAAAACCTACCACGAGCTCGCCCCCAAATCGGAATTTCAAGGGTCGTTTTTGAACGAAAATGCCGAAAACCAATACAAAAGTGAAGCTCGCATGGCGCAAATGTTTTTTAGCGCGGCCACGTTGGCGATTTTGCTTTCGTGCATGGGCTTATTTGCCATTGCCATCATGGTGATTTCGCAACGTACCAAAGAAGTGGGTATTCGTAAAGTGTTGGGAGCATCGGTGGGTAGCATTACGCTGCTGTTGTCGATTGACTTCCTGAAAATGGTAGCTGTTGCCATTGTCATTGCGTCACCCCTAGCGTGGTGGGCCATGGATGCTTGGCTTGCTGATTTTGCCTATCGAACCCCAATTTACTGGTGGATTTTTGTCGTAACAGGTCTCATTGCCGTAAGCATCGCCTTTGCGACGGTGAGTATTCAAGCCATTGGAGCTGCCCTTTCAAATCCCGTCAAGAGTTTAAAAACAGAATAA
- a CDS encoding ABC transporter permease codes for MLKNYLKIAFRNLWKNKLFSFINIMGLGLAIPFALLALMHLQSTFEFDNFHPHSDRIFRILTNETTQDGTVTKYASSPYLLSDELKNNYTHIEKATKVVRDFGWELNTPFKSLRVNTLYVEPTFFEIFGFKLAKGSVAVAPNTLIMSEEAAKRFFDEANPIGQTLVHPTYGAMTVTGVLKHFKKQTQFRSDVMVSMATLEKFRPEVKQRAGWGKYETHTFVRLQPNAVPNALELTLGAVAKKTNINLVSAKKSNVFRKQVLADISPSVEDLRYNPYVDSMQDIYFNFGIPLMILLLAGFNYTNLTLARSLSRSKEVGVRKVMGAIRLQLVFQFICEAVIIAFFAFGVGLVLLYLMKQYIYVQWLTWEVENSTLIGGVFVAFTLLVGILAGVLPALILSKFQPAMVLKGVLGPVSFGKINFRKSLIVVQFVATLGFMFMIGHLYNQFSYMATENDNFNRKGIFNLSLADQNYRLLKDEISKHKDVEKVGLVSMPFGSVPSQQVIKVHEKDANVPTYYYSVDRNFIENMKLTLVAGQNLPVALNDSAGNFVLLNETGVRRLRLGTPREAIGQQVFINGTTPLQVVGVVKDFCHFHYQYQKEPLVFHYNPAQFSMVSVKINPQANQEAFLADMKALWKKYSPYKELGYSWYEKELYDRYYPAEDMKMMGLASLIIFVIALLGLLGMVTYSTEKRYKEIGVRKVMGASVWEIVRILSWSFLKLLFIAAVVALPIGLVENMFMNKMFTFYAGLNIGLMGLFFVIVLVVAIGAIAYYATRAALVNPVKSLRTE; via the coding sequence ATGCTCAAGAATTACCTCAAAATAGCCTTTCGGAATCTCTGGAAAAACAAACTTTTTTCCTTTATCAACATCATGGGCTTGGGGCTTGCCATTCCGTTTGCCTTGTTGGCCTTGATGCACCTTCAAAGCACGTTTGAGTTTGATAATTTTCACCCTCATTCCGACCGTATCTTTCGAATATTGACCAACGAAACAACACAAGATGGAACCGTCACGAAGTATGCGTCTTCGCCCTATTTGCTGTCGGATGAATTAAAAAACAACTACACCCATATCGAAAAAGCGACCAAAGTGGTGCGCGATTTTGGTTGGGAACTCAATACGCCTTTTAAATCGCTGCGGGTCAATACGTTGTACGTTGAGCCTACTTTCTTTGAAATTTTTGGGTTTAAGTTGGCCAAAGGAAGCGTAGCAGTTGCTCCCAATACATTGATAATGAGTGAGGAAGCTGCCAAACGGTTTTTTGATGAAGCCAACCCCATTGGGCAAACCTTGGTACACCCTACCTATGGCGCTATGACGGTGACGGGCGTATTAAAACACTTCAAAAAACAAACGCAGTTTCGGAGCGATGTCATGGTGTCGATGGCGACATTGGAAAAATTTCGTCCAGAAGTGAAGCAGCGTGCTGGATGGGGTAAGTATGAAACCCATACGTTTGTGCGACTCCAGCCCAATGCAGTACCAAACGCCTTAGAATTGACGCTGGGGGCGGTGGCCAAAAAGACAAACATTAACCTAGTATCAGCCAAAAAGAGCAATGTATTTCGTAAACAAGTATTGGCCGATATTTCACCAAGCGTGGAGGATTTGCGTTACAACCCCTACGTGGATTCGATGCAGGACATTTACTTCAATTTTGGGATTCCGTTGATGATTTTGTTGTTGGCGGGTTTCAATTATACCAACCTGACGTTGGCGCGGTCGTTGAGTCGTTCCAAAGAAGTGGGCGTTCGAAAAGTAATGGGGGCCATTCGATTGCAGTTGGTGTTTCAGTTTATTTGCGAGGCCGTCATCATTGCCTTTTTTGCTTTTGGCGTCGGGCTGGTGTTACTGTATTTGATGAAACAATACATATACGTACAATGGCTGACCTGGGAGGTCGAAAACAGTACGTTGATTGGCGGGGTTTTTGTGGCTTTTACGTTGCTAGTGGGAATCTTGGCGGGGGTACTTCCTGCCCTCATTTTGTCAAAATTCCAGCCCGCTATGGTGCTGAAGGGTGTTTTAGGTCCTGTTTCGTTTGGAAAAATAAACTTCCGAAAAAGCCTGATTGTCGTTCAGTTTGTGGCAACGTTGGGCTTTATGTTTATGATTGGGCATTTGTACAATCAGTTTAGCTATATGGCGACTGAAAACGACAATTTCAACCGAAAAGGAATTTTTAACCTGTCGTTGGCCGACCAGAATTACCGATTGTTGAAGGACGAAATCAGCAAACACAAAGACGTCGAGAAAGTCGGTCTTGTGTCGATGCCTTTTGGAAGTGTGCCGTCGCAGCAAGTCATCAAGGTGCACGAAAAAGATGCAAATGTGCCGACCTATTATTATTCGGTGGACAGAAACTTCATTGAAAACATGAAGCTAACGCTGGTAGCGGGACAAAATTTGCCCGTTGCGCTAAACGATTCGGCGGGGAATTTTGTGCTGCTCAACGAAACGGGTGTGCGGCGTTTGCGGCTCGGTACGCCGCGCGAAGCCATTGGTCAGCAGGTGTTTATCAATGGCACAACTCCCTTGCAAGTGGTGGGAGTGGTCAAAGATTTTTGCCATTTTCATTACCAATACCAGAAAGAGCCGCTGGTGTTTCATTACAATCCTGCGCAGTTTTCGATGGTGTCGGTAAAAATAAACCCACAAGCCAACCAAGAAGCGTTTTTGGCCGACATGAAAGCCCTTTGGAAAAAATACAGTCCTTACAAAGAATTGGGGTATTCGTGGTACGAAAAAGAGCTGTACGACCGCTATTATCCCGCCGAAGACATGAAAATGATGGGCTTAGCGTCACTTATTATCTTTGTGATTGCGCTCTTGGGCTTGCTGGGCATGGTAACCTACAGCACCGAAAAACGCTACAAAGAAATTGGTGTTCGTAAAGTAATGGGCGCCAGTGTGTGGGAAATCGTTCGGATTTTATCGTGGAGCTTTTTGAAACTGTTGTTCATCGCGGCGGTGGTCGCCTTGCCGATTGGGTTGGTCGAAAATATGTTTATGAATAAAATGTTCACTTTCTACGCGGGGTTGAATATTGGTTTGATGGGCCTATTCTTTGTTATTGTATTGGTGGTAGCCATTGGAGCGATTGCCTACTATGCTACCAGAGCGGCGTTGGTCAATCCTGTCAAATCCCTCCGAACAGAATAG
- a CDS encoding Kazal-type serine protease inhibitor, with the protein MKKGMFVALVLAGLVGCQKEEVTSECVEKPDNGMMCTAQYDPVCGCNGKTYGNACEATRVGISFTKGECGKKD; encoded by the coding sequence ATGAAAAAAGGAATGTTTGTGGCGCTGGTGCTTGCAGGATTGGTAGGCTGCCAAAAAGAAGAAGTTACGAGTGAGTGTGTCGAAAAGCCTGATAACGGAATGATGTGCACGGCACAGTACGACCCTGTTTGTGGATGCAACGGTAAGACCTACGGAAACGCCTGCGAAGCCACGCGCGTTGGGATTAGTTTCACCAAAGGCGAATGCGGCAAAAAAGACTAA
- a CDS encoding DUF4097 family beta strand repeat-containing protein yields MKTSIKTIFSVVALAAMNLATPTYAQGEIKEQLVVPLTDPSKPGSLQIKIISGSIKITGYSGKDVIIDATVDAYNGKKTEGKNDELATGMKKLTSRGGIELTAEERNNHVKVTSNLMKRPAVLSIKVPQQFSLQVGTINQGDIVVENVTGTLEVNNVNGDIILTNVSGSAVATTVNGEVKANFKSVTSDTPMAFTSLNGRIDVTFPPSAKFNVKLKSDRGEIYSDFDVDADKSEPKSNKVTKDGMYKVSIDDWIQGKVNGGGSEVMMKNMHGNIYIRKAK; encoded by the coding sequence ATGAAAACCAGCATCAAAACCATTTTTTCGGTTGTTGCGCTTGCAGCCATGAACCTCGCAACACCGACCTACGCCCAAGGAGAAATCAAGGAACAATTGGTCGTACCTCTCACTGATCCCAGTAAACCAGGTAGTTTGCAAATAAAAATTATCAGCGGTTCCATCAAAATCACGGGATATTCGGGCAAGGACGTCATTATCGACGCCACAGTCGATGCCTACAACGGCAAGAAAACCGAAGGCAAAAACGATGAATTGGCGACGGGTATGAAAAAATTAACGAGCCGTGGGGGGATTGAACTCACCGCCGAGGAACGCAATAACCACGTAAAAGTGACCTCCAATTTGATGAAGCGCCCTGCGGTATTGTCTATCAAAGTACCTCAGCAGTTTTCGTTGCAAGTAGGAACCATTAATCAAGGCGATATTGTCGTTGAAAACGTAACGGGGACGTTGGAAGTAAACAACGTGAACGGCGATATTATTCTCACCAACGTGTCAGGTTCGGCGGTAGCAACGACGGTCAACGGCGAAGTGAAAGCCAATTTCAAAAGCGTGACCTCCGATACTCCGATGGCCTTTACGTCGCTCAACGGCCGCATCGACGTGACGTTCCCACCTTCGGCGAAGTTTAACGTAAAACTCAAATCCGATCGTGGAGAGATTTACAGCGATTTTGACGTTGATGCCGACAAAAGCGAGCCAAAATCCAACAAAGTTACCAAAGACGGCATGTACAAAGTGAGCATCGACGATTGGATTCAAGGCAAAGTCAACGGTGGTGGCAGCGAAGTGATGATGAAAAACATGCACGGCAATATTTACATCCGCAAAGCGAAGTAA
- a CDS encoding ABC transporter permease: MILNYLKLAFRNAIRQPFYTLVNVVGLTIGMVACWLLATYYFHEKQYDTFLPHANRIAAAALDLKMGDTEGITTNTPPPLGMRLAEFPEVEMTARTFALGDVLIRQSEGTESTVFSESSALAVDSTFLSLFEFPMVQGDKNALNAPLSLVLTEKMAQKYFGTTQAIGKSLSLNDRLFKVTGIVKDLPTNSSLSFGFLVPVKDFRVVENFSWSWIWLQVDTWVKFRQPLTETNIAVLETKLPAMVRKHAPSAFERVGQNFEDQLKRGDRYDVRLLPLTKLHLGYPQLSSRLTTIGDGNQVRTLALGGLIILLLACVNFINLSTARSMKRVKEVGVRKALGSSKGSLVGQFLVESSLLSGVAFLLAVVVTWSVLPLFNQLTQIAFTPDSLSSFDVMRVIVALPVITGLVAGLYPALYLSRFKTTDSMKKLTGSANGGFSLVRSGLVVLQFSVAIVLMLGVTAMYRQLYFAQHSKLGMEKENVLIIKNGRHFANPSEREVFRQQLKQLPEVTEATHSTFLPSLGSFGDFYEPEQGEQANAVVQNLPISSFMTDEHFAPTLKLEIIAGRNFRPNSPADSASVILNETAVKAIGWKNPIGKWMRYPGNNNQRFQVIGVMRDFHLGSVRTVIDPTALFHESSKTYRTWGSYLAVRLQPGTEKATIQKATEMWKRAIPNVPFEYDFLDASFANLYRSEQHTASIIMVFTGLALFIGCLGLFALALFMSEQRTKEIGIRKVLGASVFSVTALLSKDFLKLVLIALLIASPIGYYLINRWLADFAYRIEIGWGMFVATGAVAVFIALLTVGYQSFKAALTNPVKSLKAE; this comes from the coding sequence ATGATTCTCAACTATTTAAAGCTGGCTTTTAGAAACGCCATTCGTCAGCCGTTTTACACGTTGGTCAATGTCGTTGGGTTGACCATTGGCATGGTAGCGTGTTGGCTTTTGGCGACGTATTATTTTCACGAAAAACAATACGACACTTTTTTGCCTCATGCCAATCGCATTGCGGCGGCGGCATTGGATTTGAAAATGGGTGATACCGAAGGCATTACCACCAACACCCCACCGCCACTGGGAATGCGTTTGGCTGAATTCCCAGAAGTTGAAATGACGGCACGGACGTTTGCGCTAGGCGATGTCCTGATTCGTCAAAGCGAAGGAACAGAAAGTACCGTTTTTAGTGAATCCAGCGCGTTGGCGGTTGATTCTACCTTCTTGTCGTTGTTTGAGTTTCCGATGGTACAAGGTGATAAAAATGCGCTCAATGCGCCGTTGAGCCTTGTTTTAACCGAAAAAATGGCGCAAAAATACTTCGGAACAACGCAAGCCATCGGGAAATCGCTTTCGCTTAATGATCGTTTATTTAAAGTAACGGGAATAGTAAAAGACTTGCCCACTAACTCTTCGCTTAGCTTTGGCTTTTTGGTGCCTGTCAAAGATTTTCGGGTAGTTGAAAACTTTTCTTGGAGCTGGATTTGGTTACAAGTGGATACGTGGGTGAAATTTCGTCAACCGTTGACTGAAACTAACATCGCTGTCCTTGAAACCAAACTACCTGCCATGGTGCGCAAACACGCGCCTTCGGCTTTTGAGCGGGTAGGACAAAATTTTGAAGATCAACTCAAACGCGGCGACCGATACGACGTTCGGTTGTTGCCATTAACGAAACTCCACTTGGGCTATCCGCAGCTATCAAGTCGTCTCACCACAATCGGTGACGGAAATCAAGTTCGGACGCTTGCCCTTGGTGGACTTATCATATTGTTGTTGGCCTGTGTCAATTTTATCAATTTATCGACGGCGCGGTCCATGAAACGTGTCAAAGAAGTCGGGGTACGTAAAGCCTTGGGTTCGTCAAAAGGCAGTTTGGTAGGACAGTTTTTAGTCGAGTCTTCGCTGTTGAGTGGTGTGGCATTTTTATTGGCAGTGGTGGTTACATGGAGTGTATTGCCTTTATTCAATCAATTGACCCAAATTGCCTTTACCCCCGATTCACTCTCTTCTTTCGACGTGATGCGCGTCATTGTGGCGTTGCCAGTCATCACTGGGTTAGTCGCAGGTTTGTACCCTGCGCTGTACCTCTCACGTTTCAAGACGACCGACAGCATGAAGAAATTGACAGGTAGTGCCAATGGCGGCTTTAGCTTGGTGCGAAGTGGCTTGGTGGTGCTTCAGTTTTCGGTGGCGATTGTGCTCATGTTGGGAGTAACTGCCATGTACCGTCAGTTGTATTTTGCTCAACACTCCAAGCTCGGAATGGAGAAAGAAAATGTGTTGATTATCAAAAACGGACGGCATTTTGCCAATCCGTCGGAACGAGAAGTGTTTCGCCAGCAACTCAAACAGCTTCCTGAAGTTACGGAAGCCACCCATTCTACTTTTTTGCCTTCGTTGGGAAGTTTTGGTGATTTTTACGAGCCTGAGCAGGGTGAACAAGCCAATGCCGTAGTGCAAAATTTACCCATAAGTTCGTTTATGACCGATGAGCATTTTGCGCCTACCCTAAAACTAGAAATCATTGCAGGACGAAATTTCCGTCCCAACAGCCCTGCCGACTCGGCATCGGTGATTTTGAACGAAACGGCAGTGAAAGCCATTGGTTGGAAAAACCCCATTGGAAAATGGATGCGATACCCTGGTAATAACAATCAGCGTTTTCAGGTGATAGGTGTCATGCGAGATTTTCATTTGGGGTCGGTGCGGACGGTGATAGACCCGACAGCACTTTTCCACGAGTCATCAAAAACGTACCGAACGTGGGGTTCGTACCTCGCCGTTCGCCTACAGCCAGGAACCGAAAAAGCAACGATTCAAAAAGCAACCGAAATGTGGAAACGAGCGATTCCAAACGTGCCTTTTGAGTATGATTTCTTGGATGCGTCGTTTGCCAATTTATACCGTTCGGAGCAACATACGGCTTCTATCATCATGGTATTTACGGGGTTGGCTTTGTTTATTGGTTGTTTGGGGTTGTTTGCCTTGGCCTTGTTTATGTCGGAGCAGCGTACCAAAGAAATTGGGATTCGGAAAGTGCTAGGGGCTTCAGTTTTTTCGGTAACGGCTCTTTTATCCAAAGATTTTTTGAAACTTGTGCTGATTGCGCTTCTGATAGCGTCGCCCATTGGGTATTATTTGATAAACAGGTGGTTAGCTGATTTTGCGTATCGGATTGAGATTGGCTGGGGAATGTTTGTAGCAACGGGGGCAGTAGCCGTATTCATTGCGCTTTTAACCGTAGGCTACCAGTCCTTTAAAGCTGCGTTGACTAATCCAGTAAAATCGTTGAAAGCAGAGTAG
- a CDS encoding ABC transporter permease, whose product MIFNFFKIAFRNLRRHALYGSINIVGLSIGLAACALMAIYVRHELSYDVFHQKAQRIVRVTSHLKTPEAPMELANTPNLLASFLNRNYPEVEKAVRFQSMAATFSQGTKVYNESDVYYADASVFDVFTFPLVAGDARQALTQPQTVVLTETLAKKYFGTTDVLGKTVQINKQPYQITGVMAELPTNTDLKIRALLSHDFDKGNSWIEDLSAYTFVLFRGIPDNAAFEKKMAAISRRYIQPELTKMDSKDYSLEFRAEALTDVHYSQGKLEDTPKGNKQYGYLFSFLAVFVLVIALLNYISLLTARATERAKEVGVRKANGALRSQLIWQFLFESLLISSLSVVIGLVLLQVFVPIMNNLLQTQFQMTGMELSVWAGVGLAITTLLGGLYPAFVLSAFRPAEALRGGVHQTSGGFQLRQTITVFQFMLAVGMIAGVLVMYKQMDFLQNHSLGFNKNKVLTIQLPADSLAQMKGYALAASLKKYPAISEITAGSGFEPASLASTNFTVNGKAREVMTLFFFVDDRYLSTLELKLAQGRNFSSAYPSDKRSGFIVNEAFVRMSGWKQPIGQSIEGVGKKGTVIGVVKNFHFKSLHNLVEPMAMIWSESPPNTLMLKTNPEQLPLLRAVWQKHYPFEPFEYSFLDSTLEKEYQKDHLTMTLFNAFAFLTIFVSCLGLFSLVTLSTELRTKEIGIRKVLGASVVDILTLLSKDFLKLVTLAIVIASPLAYYALNRWLESFAYHITISGWTFVWVSLIAIVIALVTISFQSVKAALVNPVKSLKSE is encoded by the coding sequence ATGATTTTCAATTTCTTCAAAATTGCCTTTCGTAACCTCAGACGTCATGCACTGTATGGGAGCATCAACATCGTGGGGTTATCAATAGGACTAGCCGCCTGTGCTTTGATGGCAATCTATGTTCGACACGAGTTGAGCTACGACGTTTTTCACCAAAAAGCCCAGCGGATTGTGCGGGTTACGTCTCATTTAAAAACCCCCGAAGCCCCGATGGAGTTGGCCAATACGCCCAATTTATTGGCTTCTTTTTTGAACCGAAATTATCCTGAAGTAGAAAAAGCCGTCCGTTTTCAGTCGATGGCTGCTACGTTTAGCCAAGGTACCAAAGTGTACAACGAATCAGATGTGTATTATGCCGATGCCTCGGTTTTTGACGTGTTTACGTTTCCTTTGGTAGCAGGAGATGCCCGTCAAGCCCTGACCCAACCCCAAACCGTCGTACTTACGGAGACATTGGCCAAAAAATACTTTGGTACTACTGATGTTTTGGGAAAAACCGTACAAATCAACAAGCAGCCTTATCAGATTACGGGGGTGATGGCGGAGTTACCGACCAATACCGATTTAAAAATTCGCGCCCTTCTTTCCCACGATTTTGACAAGGGAAATTCTTGGATTGAGGATTTGTCTGCTTATACGTTTGTCTTATTCCGTGGAATACCTGATAACGCGGCTTTTGAGAAAAAAATGGCCGCCATCAGTCGGCGATACATTCAGCCCGAACTAACAAAAATGGATTCGAAAGACTATTCGCTGGAGTTTCGAGCGGAGGCGCTGACCGATGTCCATTACAGTCAAGGTAAGTTGGAAGACACGCCCAAAGGCAACAAACAATACGGGTACTTATTTTCTTTTTTGGCCGTATTTGTTTTGGTGATTGCCCTACTCAATTACATCAGCCTTCTGACGGCCCGCGCAACCGAACGCGCCAAAGAAGTGGGCGTCAGGAAAGCCAACGGGGCGTTGCGCTCTCAGTTGATTTGGCAGTTTTTGTTTGAATCACTGCTGATTAGTAGCTTATCGGTGGTGATTGGCCTTGTGCTTTTGCAGGTGTTTGTTCCTATAATGAACAATTTACTTCAAACCCAGTTTCAAATGACTGGTATGGAACTGAGCGTATGGGCGGGCGTTGGGTTGGCTATCACTACCTTACTCGGTGGGCTGTACCCTGCTTTTGTACTTTCAGCTTTTCGCCCTGCGGAGGCATTGCGGGGAGGAGTTCATCAAACAAGCGGCGGTTTTCAACTGCGACAGACAATCACCGTTTTTCAGTTTATGCTGGCCGTTGGGATGATTGCGGGCGTGTTGGTGATGTACAAACAAATGGATTTTCTGCAAAATCATTCGTTGGGTTTTAACAAAAATAAGGTACTGACGATACAGCTCCCTGCCGATTCGTTGGCTCAGATGAAAGGATACGCGCTGGCGGCTAGTTTGAAAAAATATCCCGCTATTTCTGAAATTACGGCGGGGTCGGGGTTTGAACCTGCATCGTTGGCTTCAACCAATTTTACGGTAAATGGCAAAGCGAGGGAGGTGATGACCCTGTTCTTTTTTGTTGATGACCGTTATCTTTCTACGCTTGAACTTAAATTAGCACAAGGTCGCAATTTCTCGTCTGCCTATCCTTCGGACAAACGAAGCGGTTTTATTGTCAACGAGGCTTTTGTGAGAATGAGCGGTTGGAAACAGCCAATTGGGCAGTCAATCGAAGGGGTAGGTAAAAAAGGAACGGTGATAGGAGTGGTCAAAAACTTTCATTTTAAATCGTTGCACAATTTGGTAGAGCCCATGGCGATGATTTGGAGTGAAAGCCCACCTAATACGCTGATGCTCAAAACTAACCCCGAACAGCTGCCTTTGCTCCGCGCCGTTTGGCAAAAACACTATCCTTTTGAGCCGTTTGAGTATTCATTTTTGGATAGCACCCTCGAAAAAGAATACCAAAAAGATCACCTTACGATGACTTTGTTTAATGCCTTTGCATTCCTCACGATTTTTGTGTCGTGCTTGGGGCTGTTTAGTTTGGTCACGTTATCGACCGAACTACGCACCAAAGAAATTGGCATCCGAAAAGTGTTGGGCGCCTCGGTGGTGGATATTTTGACGCTTTTGTCCAAAGACTTTTTAAAATTGGTAACCTTGGCCATTGTGATTGCCTCGCCGCTGGCCTACTATGCCTTAAATCGCTGGTTGGAGTCATTCGCCTATCACATTACCATCAGTGGGTGGACGTTTGTGTGGGTAAGCCTGATTGCCATCGTCATTGCATTGGTCACTATTAGTTTTCAATCGGTCAAAGCCGCCTTAGTAAATCCTGTAAAATCGTTAAAATCCGAATAG